From Pyrenophora tritici-repentis strain M4 chromosome 1, whole genome shotgun sequence, the proteins below share one genomic window:
- a CDS encoding CHCH domain containing protein encodes MSNFGGAGLGQKVYKPNPPERGSFPLDHDGECKSIMLNYLRCIKSHRGSNDPECRDLSKSYLACRMDRNLMAPDSFKNLGFGEDADGRGPAIATSSQPSQPRQGHDKPDGA; translated from the exons ATGAGTAATTTCGGAGGTGCTGGGCTTGGGCAAAAAGTCTATAAGCCAAATCC TCCCGAGCGCGGTTCCTTTCCTCTCGATCATGACG GCGAATGCAAGAGCATCATGCTGAACTATCTGCGATGCATAAAATCCCACCGTGGTAGCAACGACCCCGAATGCCGCGACCTCTCCAAGTCGTACTTGGCCTGCCGTATGGATCG GAATCTCATGGCGCCTGATTCTTTCAAGAATCTAGGCTTTGGAGAGGACGCCGACGGCCGCGGTCCTGCCATTGCAACCTCATCGCAGCCATCGCAGCCACGACAGGGTCACGATAAGCCCGACGGAGCTTAG
- a CDS encoding NemA, NADH:flavin oxidoreductase, Old Yellow Enzyme family, with protein MCQYSTASSGPTTGALTDYHIATLGHYALKGAALIFIEATGVQANGRISPNCPGLWTDAQIPALARIADFVKSQGALCGIQLAHAGRKASTCAPWVAGATKTQGGKRKVSMKADERADGWPSDVVGPMGGQEWAWDGRAAEDEESGYWAPRALTLGEIEELVRDWAAAAQRAVRAGVDVIEIHAAHGYLLHQFLSPVSNQRTDRYGGSFENRVRLLVEIITAIRGVIPEGMPLYLRISSTDWMEETDQGKKFGSWDVESSIRLAKMLPGLGVDLLDVSSGGNHPDQRINMFDSKDYQIKIAAQIRNAIKQDNQSLFIGAVGLITEAEQARNIVQEDGAPAPKTGNTELAKEAEAAVKVTEGKEPMADVVLVARQFMREPEWVLKVAWQLGLDVAWPNQFLRVRFPKL; from the coding sequence ATGTGCCAATACAGCACCGCCTCCTCTGGCCCCACAACCGGCGCTTTAACAGACTACCACATCGCCACGCTCGGCCACTACGCACTCAAAGGCGCCGCCCTCATCTTCATCGAAGCAACCGGCGTCCAAGCAAACGGGCGTATCTCGCCGAATTGCCCAGGGCTCTGGACAGATGCCCAGATCCCCGCGTTGGCGCGCATCGCAGACTTTGTCAAGAGCCAGGGCGCGCTATGTGGAATTCAACTTGCACATGCGGGACGCAAGGCGAGTACGTGTGCGCCGTGGGTAGCAGGGGCGACGAAGACGCAGGGCGGGAAGAGGAAGGTTAGCATGAAAGCTGATGAGAGGGCGGACGGGTGGCCGTCCGACGTTGTAGGGCCGATGGGAGGGCAAGAGTGGGCGTGGGATGGACGGGCGGCCGAGGACGAAGAAAGCGGGTATTGGGCACCTCGAGCGCTGACTCTAGGAGAGATTGAAGAGTTGGTGAGGGATTGGGCGGCTGCTGCACAGAGGGCTGTGAGGGCTGGTGTTGATGTTATTGAGATTCATGCTGCGCATGGGTATTTGTTACATCAGTTTCTCAGCCCTGTGTCGAATCAGCGGACGGATCGGTATGGCGGGTCATTTGAGAATAGAGTCAGGCTTCTCGTGGAGATTATCACGGCGATACGTGGGGTTATTCCAGAGGGTATGCCGTTGTATTTGCGGATTAGCTCCACGGATTGGATGGAGGAGACGGATCAGGGGAAGAAGTTTGGCTCGTGGGATGTAGAGAGTTCGATTCGTTTGGCCAAGATGCTGCCGGGTTTGGGTGTGGATTTGCTGGATGTGAGCAGTGGTGGTAATCATCCTGACCAGCGGATCAACATGTTTGATTCAAAGGACTACCAGATCAAGATTGCGGCACAGATTCGTAATGCTATCAAGCAGGACAATCAGAGCTTGTTCATTGGGGCCGTGGGTCTCATTACGGAGGCTGAGCAGGCGCGGAATATCGTTCAAGAGGATGGTGCGCCGGCCCCTAAGACTGGCAATACGGAGCTCGCAAAGGAAGCTGAGGCTGCGGTCAAGGTTACAGAGGGCAAGGAACCGATGGCTGACGTGGTTTTGGTTGCAAGGCAGTTTATGAGGGAGCCTGAGTGGGTGCTCAAGGTGGCATGGCAGCTAGGTCTTGATGTTGCGTGGCCAAATCAGTTTTTGAGAGTCAGGTTTCCGAAGTTGTAG
- a CDS encoding VID24, Vacuolar import and degradation protein, whose amino-acid sequence MPTPDDAMVSPVEHEDMNGRTTCPPDESRTGDGRALNELRHSSHDSNATHVPDVPTQLPTPPPQDCPEHTQMPADSHIKPSGADIETPNRDIPTPMTATDDGTDEQRTSQASPLTATAPVSLLAHHLSSPFPAHRFLPNSSSSLLRPGSRFVGTQTSDRQKYEVEVEIKNVDMRESFMCGFLRIKGLTEDHPSLTTYFEGEIIGSKYTFITQHPEWGSNEKVDRQHWARFPAYKPLSKYSSRPELVTKDWMQKEHLFMRWKEYFLVPDHRVRTISGASFEGFYYICFNQISGGIEGIYFHAKSEKFQKLELEHVQDFGCQGAMEFR is encoded by the exons ATGCCGACGCCCGATGATGCGATGGTCTCGCCTGTGGAGCACGAGGACATGAATGGCCGTACAACTTGCCCTCCAGATGAGTCGCGCACCGGTGATGGACGCGCATTGAATGAGCTGCGGCATTCCAGTCACGACAGCAATGCCACTCATGTGCCCGATGTCCCTACGCAGCTGCCAACTCCACCGCCCCAAGACTGCCCGGAACACACGCAGATGCCCGCCGATAGCCACATCAAACCCTCGGGTGCCGATATAGAAACGCCAAACAGAGATATTCCTACGCCTATGACTGCGACAGATGATGGTACCGACGAGCAGCGCACATCCCAGGCCTCGCCGCTCACCGCGACCGCTCCAGTTTCGCTCCTTGCCCATCATCTATCGTCACCCTTCCCAGCGCATAGG TTCTTGCCAAATTCATCTTCGTCCCTCCTTCGACCCGGAAGTCGCTTTGTGGGTACGCAAACCTCGGACCGCCAAAAGTACGAAGTAGAGGTGGAGATAAAGAATGTAGACATGCGCGAATCCTTCATGTGTGGATTTCTGCGAATTAAGG GATTGACTGAAGACCACCCAAGCCTGACGACATATTTTGAGGGCGAAATTATCGGAAGCAAATACACCTTCATTACACAACATCCGGAATGGGGCTCCAATGAAAAGGTCGACCGGCAACATTGGGCCAGATTCCCTGCTTACAAGCCTCTGTCGAAATACTCGTCACGTCCAGAGTTGGTGACCAAGGACTGGATGCAGAAGGAACATCTCTTCATGCGTTGGAAAGAATATTTTCTAGTGCCAGACCATCGAGTTCGCACAATCAGCGGTGCAAGCTTTGAGGGCTTTTACTACATCTGTTTCAACCAGATCTCTGGTGGGATTGAAGGCATCTACTTTCATGCTAAGAGCGAGAA ATTCCAGAAGCTCGAGCTAGAACACGTCCAGGACTTTGGGTGCCAGGGCGCCATGGAGTTTCGATAA
- a CDS encoding mago nashi protein — protein MNTNEPFYLRYYSGHQGRFGHEFLEFDFRVLGDGRSASARYANNSNYRNDSLIRKEMCVSDVLVAEIKRIVKESEILKEDDTKWPQKNKDGRQELEIRLGSEHISFETAKIGSLQDVSDSADPEGLRVFYYLVQDLKALVFSLISLHFKASARFKNAMFIILIIVQIKPI, from the exons ATGAATACCAACGAACCATTTTATCTGCGATACTA CTCCGGCCACCAAGGGCGCTTCGGACACGAGTTCTTGG AGTTCGACTTTCGTGTTTTGGGAGATGGCCGCAGCGCGTCTGCTCGTTATGCAAACAACTCCAACTACCGCAACGACTCCCTCATCCGAAAAGAGA TGTGTGTCAGCGACGTTTTGGTAGCTGAGATCAAGCGCATTGTCAAGGAGAGCGAGATTCTCAA GGAAGACGACACCAAATGGCCACAGAAGAACAAGGACGGTCGTCAGGAGCTTGAGATCCGGTTGGGCAGCGAGCACATCTCCTTTGAG ACTGCTAAGATCGGCTCTCTACAAGACGTATCCGACTCAGCGGACCCAGAAGGCCTTCGAGTTTTCTACTATCTCGTCCAGGACCTGAAGGCTTTGGTCTTTTCCCTAATCTCACTTCACTTCAAGGCAAGTGCACGTTTCAAAAATGCCATGTTCATCATACTTATTATAGTCCAGATCAAGCCAATCTAA
- a CDS encoding Vesicle coat complex, various subunit: MKKILSIMLNGDPQTGLLMHIIRFVMPSKSKPLKKLMYFFFEVCPKHDSQGKLRQEWILVCNAIRFDLQAPNEYVRGNTLRFVTKLRDAELVEPLLQPVRQCLTHRHAYVRKNATFAIASIFTHLPELMPDAPDLLVSFLDDENDPTCKRNAFAALVSVSHEKALEYLSTVFDAIPNHEELLLLAELEFIRKDAIVNPSNKARYLRLIFDLLESQVSTVIYEAAHALTTLTSNPVAVKAAAGKFVELAIKEPDNNVKLIVLERVDQLRHKNEGVLDDLTMEILRVLSSTDLDVRKKSLGIAMEMISSRNVEEVVLLLKKELMKTVDEQYEKNPEYRSLLISSIHSAAIKFPEVAASVVGSLMDFISDVSSNASAVDVISFVKEVVERFPDLRASIIERLVSTLGEVRAGKVYRGVLWIIGEFSLEAKDIRDAWKGIRSSLGEIPILASEQRLLDEASEGKDPAEQVNGHAKAAAPTGSRKVLADGTYATESALTSSAAAKAKLEAVKNSQKPPLRQLLLDGDYYLATVLSSTLTKLVMRHGEISQDAARTNALRAEAMLIMISIIRVGQSQFVKTFIDEDSVDRIMSCVRSLSEFSQRKELETVFLEDTRKSFRTMVQTEEKKRAAKEASERAKSAVNVDDSFNIRQLKKKDSDGSDEIEQDLERATGGDTATEDLTSKLSRVVQLTGFSDSVYAEAYVKVHQFDIVLDVLLVNQTTETLQNLTIEFATLGDLKVVERPSTQNVGPHDFINIQATIKVSSTDTGVIFGNIIYEGEKGVDSNVVILNDVHVDIMDYIKPAQCTETQFRTMWTEFEWENKVNINSKAKTLREFLKQLMACTNMSCLTPEASMKGDCQFLSANLYARSVFGEDALANLSIEKEGDNGPITGFVRIRSRSQGLALSLGSLKGLNKVGVA; the protein is encoded by the exons ATG AAGAAGATTCTCTCCATTATGCTCAATGGCGACCCTCAGACTGGCCTGCTCATGCATATTATCCGATTTGTCATGCCCAGCAAGTCCAAGCCGTTGAAGAAGCTCATGTACTTCTTCTTCGAGGTATGCCCCAAGCACGACTCCCAGGGCAAGCTGCGCCAGGAGTGGATATTGGTCTG TAATGCGATTCGTTTCGACTTACAAGCGCCCAATGAATACGTTCGAGGAAATACACTGCGCTTCGT CACCAAACTTCGAGATGCAGAGCTTGTAGAACCATTACTAC AACCGGTGCGCCAGTGCCTCACACACCGACACGCATACGTCCGAAAGAACGCAACCTTTGCTATCGCATCCATCTTCACACATCTCCCCGAGCTTATGCCAGATGCGCCCGATCTTTTGGTGTCATTCCTGGACGACGAAAACGATCCAACATGCAAGCGCAACGCATTCGCCGCCCTCGTCTCCGTGAGCCACGAAAAGGCCCTCGAATACCTGAGCACCGTTTTCGATGCTATACCCAACCACGAAGAGCTTTTGCTCCTCGCCGAACTGGAGTTCATCCGCAAGGACGCTATCGTGAATCCCTCAAACAAAGCACGATACCTCCGCCTCATCTTCGACCTCCTCGAATCGCAAGTGTCCACCGTCATCTATGAAGCCGCTCATGCCCTCACTACCCTCACAAGTAACCCAGTCGCAGTCAAGGCCGCTGCAGGAAAGTTTGTGGAATTGGCCATCAAGGAGCCGGATAACAATGTCAAGCTGATAGTTCTGGAGCGGGTTGACCAACTACGGCATAAGAATGAGGGCGTCTTGGACGATTTGACAATGGAGATTCTTCGTGTTCTGTCGAGTACCGACTTGGATGTACGCAAGAAGTCGCTCGGCATTGCAATGGAAATGATCTCCAGCAGGAATGTTGAAGAAGTTGTTCTGCTCCTCAAGAAGGAGCTGATGAAGACGGTAGACGAACAGTACGAGAAGAACCCCGAATACAGGTCGCTGCTCATCTCGTCGATACACTCTGCCGCCATCAAGTTCCCTGAAGTCGCCGCGAGTGTTGTTGGGTCGCTCATGGACTTCATCTCTGATGTCAGCAGTAACGCATCTGCAGTCGACGTCATTTCCTTCGTCAAGGAGGTAGTAGAGCGCTTCCCCGATCTCCGAGCCTCCATTATTGAGCGACTGGTTTCGACTCTCGGTGAGGTGCGCGCTGGAAAGGTTTACCGTGGAGTACTCTGGATCATCGGAGAGTTTTCGCTAGAGGCCAAGGACATTCGGGACGCATGGAAGGGCATCCGATCATCACTAGGCGAGATCCCGATACTCGCCTCTGAGCAAAGGTTGCTTGACGAAGCTTCGGAAGGCAAGGACCCGGCTGAGCAAGTGAACGGACACGCAAAGGCAGCAGCTCCCACTGGATCGCGTAAAGTTCTCGCCGACGGTACCTATGCAACCGAAAGCGCCCTCACATCGTCTGCTGCCGCCAAAGCGAAACTGGAAGCAGTCAAGAACTCGCAGAAGCCCCCACTACGACAACTTCTTCTCGATGGCGACTACTACCTTGCGACAGTCCTATCCAGCACCCTGACAAAGCTCGTTATGCGACACGGAGAGATCTCACAGGATGCTGCGCGTACGAATGCTCTTCGTGCCGAGGCAATGCTTATCATGATTTCCATCATCCGTGTTGGCCAGTCGCAGTTCGTCAAGACATTTATTGATGAAGACTCTGTTGACCGTATCATGTCTTGTGTCCGATCGCTGTCCGAGTTTTCGCAGAGAAAGGAGCTCGAGACTGTCTTCCTGGAGGACACGCGAAAGTCTTTCCGGACCATGGTTCAGACGGAAGAGAAGAAGCGGGCGGCCAAGGAAGCATCCGAGAGGGCGAAGTCAGCTGTCAATGTTGATGACTCGTTCAACATCCGCCAAttgaagaagaaggattCAGACGGCAGTGACGAGATTGAGCAAGATCTGGAACGAGCTACTGGAGGCGACACGGCAACTGAAGATCTCACATCCAAGCTGAGCCGCGTGGTACAGCTGACGGGATTCTCGGATTCAGTATACGCCGAAGCTTACGTCAAA GTCCACCAATTCGACATTGTACTTGACGTGCTTCTCGTGAACCAGACAACAGAGACATTACAAAATCTCACGATTGAGTTTGCTACTCTTGGTGATCTCAAGGTAGTAGAGCGCCCTTCGACACAAAACGTTGGCCCCCATGATTTCATCAACATTCAAGCCACGATCAAGG TCTCATCAACCGACACTGGTGTCATTTTTGGTAACATCATTTACGAAGG TGAAAAGGGTGTTGACTCGAATGTTGTCATCCTCAACGACGTCCATGTTGACATCATGGACTACATCAAGCCGGCACAGTGCACAGAGACGCAGTTCCGAACAATGTGGACCGAGTTTGAATGGGAGAACAAGGTCAACATCAACTCAAAGGCCAAGACGCTGCGCGAGTTCTTGAAGCAGCTCATGGCATGTACAAACATGAGCTGCTTGACTCCAGAAGCGTCGATGAAGGGCGACTGCCAGTTCTTGTCGGCGAACTTGTATGCTAGAAGTGTTTTCG GTGAGGATGCCCTTGCCAATTTGAGCATAGAAAAGGAAGGAGACAACGGGCCAATCACAGGTTTCGTGCGTATACGAAGTCGCTCGCAAGGCCTAGCACTTAGTTTGGGGTCATTGAAGGGCCTGAACAAGGTCGGAGTAGCATGA
- a CDS encoding LCB5, Sphingosine kinase and enzyme related to eukaryotic diacylglycerol kinase, producing MLLLPPCGRESSLGSDSLSTGSELFLFVYTDQLRHSHTQSTRSIPFYNILWAEHAEDGHIVIEYAQTISKTSVRPAVISYPLDKPGSAVAAAWIEKLLDRAYGASQRNKRIKVLINPFGGPGGAEKTYYKQIAPIFTSARCELSVEKTQYNGHAVEIGQNLDIDTYDVVACCSGDGVPHEVWNGLGKRQDAALALYKTAVVQLPCGSGNALSWNFNGTNDASAAALAVVKGLRTPLDLASITQGNQRILSFLSQTLGTIAEADLSTEHLRWMGSHRFTWGILTRLLTKKTYPADIAIKVEHATKPSIRAFYRAEAAKASPTTDARPLPPPTQGLPPLKYGTTNDPLPSSWSLLTPHPSLGNFYAGNIAYMSANANFFPASLPADGCLDLVRIRGDIPRLRALKAFQAVEDGTIFDMDDVDYQKISAYRILPKQQHGGDISVDGERVPFEGFQVEVHRGLGTTLSKSGHLCEARGV from the exons ATGTTGCTCCTCCCGCCTTGCGGTCGGGAAAGCAGCCTCGGCTCGGACTCCTTGTCCACAGGGTCCGAGCTGTTCCTGTTTGTTTATACAGACCAACTCCGTCATAGCCACACCCAG TCCACTCGTTCCATCCCGTTTTATAATATTCTTTGGGCAGAACATGCCGAAGACGGCCATATTGTTATCGAGTATGCGCAGACCATATCCAAGACGAGCGTGCGGCCTGCTGTTATCAGCTATCCCTTGGACAAGCCGGGTAGTGCGGTGGCGGCAGCTTGGATAGAGAAGCTACTGGACCGCGCATATGGCGCCTCGCAACGCAACAAGCGCATCAAGGTGCTCATCAACCCATTTGGAGGCCCAGGCGGCGCGGAGAAGACATACTACAAGCAGATTGCGCCCATCTTTACGTCGGCAAGGTGTGAGCTGAGCGTGGAAAAGACACAGTACAACGGACATGCTGTGGAGATTGGGCAGAACCTGGATATCGACACGTACGACGTCGTGGCCTGCTGTTCAGGAGACGGGGTACCCCACGAAGTCTGGAATGgactgggcaagcgacaAGACGCGGCGCTCGCTCTCTACAAGACAGCCGTCGTACAACTCCCCTGTGGATCTGGCAACGCTCTGAGTTGGAACTTCAACGGCACAAACGACGCCAGCGCCGCAGCGCTCGCAGTCGTAAAGGGCCTACGCACACCACTGGATCTAGCCTCGATAACTCAAGGCAACCAACGCATCCTATCCTTCCTCTCCCAAACCCTCGGCACCATCGCCGAAGCCGACCTCTCCACCGAACACCTCCGCTGGATGGGCAGCCACCGCTTCACCTGGGGCATCCTAACCCGCCTCCTGACCAAGAAAACCTACCCCGCCGACATCGCCATCAAAGTCGAACACGCAACCAAACCCTCCATCCGCGCCTTCTATCGCGCAGAGGCCGCCAAAGCATCCCCCACCACAGACGCCCGCCCCTTACCCCCGCCAACCCAAGGCCTGCCCCCCCTAAAATACGGCACCACCAACGACCCCTTGCCCTCCTCGTGGTCCCTCCTAACCCCCCACCCCTCGCTCGGCAACTTCTACGCCGGAAACATAGCCTACATGTCTGCAAACGCAAACTTTTTTCCCGCCTCTCTCCCCGCAGACGGCTGTCTCGATCTCGTTCGCATCCGTGGCGATATCCCGCGGCTCCGCGCGCTCAAGGCTTTTCAGGCCGTCGAAGACGGCACTATTTTTGACATGGACGACGTGGACTATCAGAAGATTAGCGCGTATCGCATTTTGCCTAAACAGCAGCATGGCGGTGATATTAGTGTAGATGGGGAGAGGGTCCCGTTTGAGGGCTTTCAGGTCGAGGTCCATCGGGGGTTGGGGACGACGTTGAGTAAGAGTGGGCATTTGTGTGAGGCGAGGGGGGTGTAG
- a CDS encoding SUL1, Sulfate permease and related transporter (MFS superfamily): MPSRLFSRDSGATEQQPLPFTGDNVNEADFANDAAQAENGGHSQPRRITPNALSGSYTRNPIRSFAHQTSHSFADTPHYSSQGVRERSSQLASYALEAEDYQDRPNHGDTQSDNEDGRMSQDSARWTDTIDEDSEAETPDTVIGPQHADTSFFGPKAHENSARDTRTSLSSKQIPHLVLEDTERTPLLPQTRLSRPDMQQKQKLGKTSSWKQRPTANLPRRLKNTLTAGREHVLDVGRSLSNPKNYTKDALLSGALSSVQMTSAVFLGLLLNLLDALSYGYILFPLGAPIFSNTGPDGISIFFVSCIVSQLCYSLGLSVFKGGVGSEMIEVVPFFHKMAYSIMNQMEGKPPEAIIATTIVSYCLSSILTGLIFLALGAFKLGNLVSFFPRHILIGCIGGVGFFLVVTGIEVSARIEGNLNYDLATLQKLFSADTWYLWTLPLALAISIMVLRRLSKSPFVLPVFFITVFATFYLIVKGILHKDLEPVRQAGWIFETPEAGVKFYRFYTYFKFGSIDGAALASTIPTMFALSFFGIIHVPINVPALGAAVREDNLDVNRELIAHGISNTLSGFLGSIQNYLVYANSVMFVENGGNSRAAGILLAFATAAVWVAGPAMVGYIPICLVGALIFLLGIDLMKEALWDTFGKCHKLEYLTILVIVLIMGVHDFVVGIFVGIILACVSYVVQSSRHSAIRATYSGIIAESTVRRPRADSRYLNKVRGQIRAIKLGGFLFFGTIVSVEEYMRSLIDDDNFERNPISFIIVDFTHVTDVDFSSSEGFQRINRILNTKNVKMIISGISFADPVGRALQNVGLLDDDSDGECPPPQIFEDLNTALESCENELLEIFHRHCNRHSSKQQTTPPMSISGAKNISSNEPIATGGSPTSFGASSLNPVFSSPRRGARLIAARSTMRENGDDSLSIPDTASHSTNQPPSRWRNFAQPLKIILQTFEDVSTKNEDFWQAVAPYFERKEYPAGTVLYSRGDDPDGFYILEKGRLRTEYELDQGNFFEVILPGTTCGELPFFSETDRTGTVAAENDSVAWLLTRERYNELERKEKEVATEMLKVGLKLTKERMDAITSYVLVTAS; encoded by the exons ATGCCTTCACGTCTGTTCTCCCGGGACTCGGGTGCCACGGAACAGCAGCCACTTCCCTTCACCGGCGACAATGTCAACGAAGCCGACTTTGCAAACGACGCCGCCCAGGCCGAGAATGGCGGGCACTCGCAGCCACGGCGCATAACACCCAACGCGCTATCAGGGTCCTACACGCGCAATCCGATCCGGTCGTTTGCACACCAGACGTCTCACAGTTTTGCTG ATACACCACATTACTCGTCCCAGGGCGTGCGCGAGAGGAGCTCTCAATTGGCCTCGTATGCCCTAGAAGCCGAAGACTACCAGGACCGACCGAACCATGGCGACACGCAGTCAGATAACGAGGATGGGCGCATGTCGCAGGACTCTGCCCGCTGGACTGACACAATCGACGAGGACAGCGAAGCTGAGACTCCTGACACAGTCATCGGCCCACAACACGCAGATACGAGCTTCTTCGGTCCAAAGGCGCATGAGAATAGCGCACGGGATACGAGGACGTCGTTGTCAAGCAAACAAATCCCCCACTTGGTGCTTGAGGATACCGAGCGGACTCCTCTACTTCCCCAGACCAGACTGTCGCGCCCAGATATGCAGCAAAAGCAAAAGTTAGGCAAGACGAGTTCGTGGAAGCAACGACCCACAGCGAACCTTCCACGCCGCTTGAAGAATACCCTTACCGCTGGCCGGGAACATGTCCTTGACGTGGGCCGATCTCTATCGAACCCCAAGAACTACACAAAGGATGCTCTTCTCTCCGGTGCTCTCAGTAGTGTGCAAATGACATCGGCCGTCTTTCTCGGTTTGCTTCTGAACCTCCTCGATGCACTGTCCTATGGCTACATTCTCTTTCCACTCGGCGCTCCCATATTTAGCAACACTGGCCCGGACGGCATATCCATCTTCTTCGTGAGCTGCATTGTCTCACAACTATGCTATTCGCTCGGTCTTTCCGTATTCAAAGGCGGCGTCGGATCCGAGATGATTGAGGTTGTGCCTTTTTTCCACAAGATGGCATACTCCATCATGAACCAAATGGAAGGCAAGCCCCCGGAAGCAATCATAGCCACTACCATTGTCTCCTACTGTCTAAGCTCCATTCTGACCGGTCTCATCTTCCTCGCTCTGGGCGCCTTTAAGCTTGGCAACCTGGTCAGCTTCTTTCCGCGACACATTCTAATCGGCTGCATTGGAGGTGTGGGCTTCTTTCTTGTTGTCACTGGCATCGAAGTCTCCGCTCGCATTGAAGGAAACCTCAACTACGACCTTGCAACCCTGCaaaagctcttctcggcgGATACGTGGTATCTGTGGACACTTCCGCTTGCGCTTGCTATCTCCATCATGGTACTCCGACGGTTGTCCAAGAGCCCATTCGTTTTGCCCGTGTTCTTCATTACTGTTTTCGCAACCTTTTACCTCATCGTCAAGGGAATCTTACACAAGGATCTGGAGCCTGTTCGTCAGGCTGGATGGATCTTTGAGACTCCCGAGGCTGGTGTCAAGTTTTACAGATTCTATACATACTTCA AGTTTGGCAGCATAGACGGGGCAGCACTGGCTAGTACCATCCCAACCATGTTTGCTCTATCATTCTTTGGTATCATCCACGTGCCCATCAATGTCCCTGCGCTAGGCGCCGCTGTAAGGGAAGACAATCTCGACGTCAACCGCGAATTGATCGCCCACGGTATCTCGAATACATTGTCTGGATTTCTTGGTAGTATCCAGAACTACCTTGTCTACGCAAACAGCGTCATGTTCGTCGAGAACGGTGGTAACAGCCGTGCAGCGGGTATCCTGCTTGCATTTGCCACTGCCGCAGTATGGGTAGCAGGCCCAGCCATGGTCGGCTACATTCCCATCTGCCTGGTAGGCGCACTCATCTTTCTACTGGGCATCGATCTTATGAAGGAAGCTCTCTGGGATACCTTTGGCAAGTGTCACAAACTAGAGTACCTGACTATTCTTGTCATTGTTCTTATCATGGGAGTGCACGACTTTGTGGTCGGAATTTTTGTGGGTATCATTCTTGCATGCGTTAGTTACGTAGTGCAGAGCTCCCGTCATTCTGCCATTCGCGCCACCTACAGCGGCATCATCGCCGAGTCCACGGTTCGCCGCCCGCGAGCAGACTCTCGCTATCTCAACAAGGTCCGCGGACAGATCCGTGCCATCAAACTTGGTGGATTCTTGTTCTTTGGAACAATTGTGTCGGTTGAGGAGTATATGCGCTCCTTGATTGATGACGACAACTTCGAAAGAAATCCAATCAGTTTCATCATCGTTGACTTTACACACGTTACAGATGTCGACTTTTCCAGCTCGGAAGGCTTCCAGCGTATCAACCGTATCCTGAACACAAAGAACGTCAAGATGATCATTTCCGGCATCTCGTTCGCCGATCCAGTCGGTCGTGCTCTCCAGAACGTAGGACTGCTAGATGACGACAGCGACGGCGAATGCCCACCGCCCCAGATCTTCGAAGACCTCAACACGGCACTCGAATCGTGTGAGAATGAGCTGCTAGAGATATTCCACCGACACTGCAACAGACATTCGTCCAAGCAACAGACAACTCCGCCCATGAGTATCTCAGGGGCCAAGAACATTTCTTCCAACGAACCCATTGCTACAGGCGGCTCACCCACATCCTTCGGCGCCAGCTCTCTCAACCCCGTCTTCTCCTCCCCACGGCGCGGTGCTCGACTCATCGCCGCGCGCTCCACCATGCGTGAAAACGGCGACGACTCCCTCTCGATCCCCGACACGGCATCCCACAGCACTAACCAACCCCCCTCGCGCTGGCGCAACTTCGCCCAACCCCTCAAAATCATCCTCCAAACATTCGAAGACGTATCCACCAAAAACGAAGACTTCTGGCAAGCCGTGGCCCCATACTTTGAACGCAAAGAATACCCCGCCGGCACCGTGCTGTATTCGCGCGGCGACGACCCCGACGGCTTCTACATTCTCGAAAAGGGTCGTCTACGCACCGAATACGAACTCGACCAAGGAAACTTTTTTGAAGTCATTCTTCCGGGAACTACCTGTGGTGAGTTACCCTTTTTCTCCGAAACTGATCGTACGGGTACCGTAGCGGCGGAGAATGACTCGGTCGCTTGGCTGCTCACACGCGAGCGGTATAATGAGCTCGAGcgcaaggagaaggaggtGGCGACTGAGATGCTCAAGGTGGGGCTCAAGTTGACAAAGGAGAGGATGGATGCGATTACGAGTTATGTGCTTGTTACTGCGTCGTAG